CTGGAGCCGGCCGACCGGCACAAGCGCATCGACTACCCCAGGCCCGACGGCGTGCTGACCTTCGACCGGCTGTCCTCGGTGTTCCTGTCCAACACCAACCACGAGGAGGACCAGCCGATCCACCTCAGGGTCAAGGACCCGGAACTGCAGAAGTCGTCCGAATACGGCGTCTTCTCCGGTCCCTCCACCCGCTACTGCCCGGCCGGCGTCTACGAATGGGTCGACGCCGACGGCAACGCGCTCGCGGGCGGTCCGGGCGCCGCAGCCAAGGGCGGCGAGGTTTCCCACCGCAATCCGGAGGCCCGCTTCGTCATCAACGCGCAGAACTGCGTCCACTGCAAGACCTGCGACATCAAGGATCCCAACCAGAACATCAACTGGGTGCCGCCGCAGGGCGGCGAGGGGCCGGTCTATCCGAACATGTAGCGGGAACGGCCACCACCGTCCCGTTCTGGAGACTTCCCGGCCGGCGCGTGGAAGCACGCGCCGGCTTTGTTCTGTCGTTGACTTCCCCTAAAAGTTGTGAAAATTAAATGGTATCCACTAAAAATTGCGAGTCCTTGCGATGCCGCAGAAAATGGTCGAGAAGATCGAGGAGATCGCGGAAGGGTCGGACGACGGTCTCTGCGACGTGATCTTCCACCTGAAGTCGCAGGACCTTACGTTGACACATGTCGTCAACGCCGGTGGCGTCGCCTTCCGCAACCGTTCTCTCGTCACCAGCGCAACGGAACTCCTGCCTCCGTCGCTCGAGGTCCTGAGGGAGCGCCAGCCCCGGACGATCCGGCGCAAGACCGACCGTGACGCCGAAGAACCGAGCTTCGCCTCGACCATTGCGCGGGCCCCTATTTCCGCGTCCCCGCTCGAGGAGACGATCGCGCGCAACTACGATCGGCTGGCGACCGCGATTGCGAGCGCGGCGCTGCGTCCGTCGGTTGAACGCGTCAAGGACAGGACCAAAGACCGCTTCCGCCAGTACCGTCCCGCGGTGCTGTGGAGTTCGGAGTCGCTGCGTGTCGCGCTGCGGCGGGACGACCTCCTCGACCTGCGCCAGAGGACGGACTTCCTGGCATCGCTCAACGACGTCTACCCGAACCAGCAGGTCGGGGTTCCGCGGTACTTCTCGCCGGCGCGGTCCAGCGCCAAGGTGCAGGGGGAACTCTCCCGGGTCGCGTGGGGCGTCGAGCGGGTCGGCGCGCCTGCGGCCTGGGGCGCCTTCGGCCATCGCGGCGCAGGTGTGCGGGTCGCGGTGCTCGACACGGGGGTCGACGCGTCCCATCCGGACCTCAAGGGGAAGATCAAGGGCTGGGCCGAGTTCGACGGCAGCGGCGCCCAGCTGCCGCGGTCGAGGCCGCACGACACGGACCGGCACGGGACCCATGTCTGCGGCACCATCGCCGGCGGCGGTCACAGCGGCCAGTTCGTCGGCGTGGCACCGGAGGCGGAGATCTATGCCGGTCTCGTCCTCAACGGGCGCAAGGGCGGGACCGTCGCCCAGATCCTCGCCGGTCTCGACTGGGCGATCGAG
The nucleotide sequence above comes from Aquibium microcysteis. Encoded proteins:
- a CDS encoding S8 family peptidase; protein product: MPQKMVEKIEEIAEGSDDGLCDVIFHLKSQDLTLTHVVNAGGVAFRNRSLVTSATELLPPSLEVLRERQPRTIRRKTDRDAEEPSFASTIARAPISASPLEETIARNYDRLATAIASAALRPSVERVKDRTKDRFRQYRPAVLWSSESLRVALRRDDLLDLRQRTDFLASLNDVYPNQQVGVPRYFSPARSSAKVQGELSRVAWGVERVGAPAAWGAFGHRGAGVRVAVLDTGVDASHPDLKGKIKGWAEFDGSGAQLPRSRPHDTDRHGTHVCGTIAGGGHSGQFVGVAPEAEIYAGLVLNGRKGGTVAQILAGLDWAIEQRVHVINLSLGGRTLERVVRSPFHRSLFHAASIGISVVAAAGNDGSQTSGTPGNDFFALAVGAVDVKDRCAGFSGGGTHLITESEHIGPKLLPLAYSKPDLCAPGVDIRSTVPKEAWGFLSGTSMATPHVAGAVALLRSACQGFSDLPGFRQSSVIQDIILATTFDLGERGLDHRFGFGRVDALRAIDAASGWVTDTSEYRDRRNRSPVAPPSARGRLGRLPGIGPADPGA